The genomic region AAAATGGGGCAGAATAGGTGGATAGGGGAAAATGAGCACAGCAATTTTGAAAGAACACATTTCCATCTTTAACTACTTGTCACAACTGTTCTTGTCAGTTCAATTACTAAACTGGAAGGGGCATGATAGATATAGTATTTAGACCATTTATGTCTGAAAATGGTCTAAATCAGGTAGGGGAATAGATAAAGTACCTTCTACCCCCTACAGTTCTGAGACCAACATTCTCCAGCAAAACAATAACCTGACAGAAGCTATTACCATTGGCACCAAGAAAATCTAATATAGAAAGTTCACAATAATGACTAGGCAAAATCTATATTCACAGATCAAGTTCAATCAGCAATGCtctaatgaaaaaaaaataaataaaagcatTTAACCAATGCTCAGCTTTGAAATGAGTTAAGAATgctgaatatacatatatatgtgtatatatatatatagagagagagagagagagaataaaGACATACTTCCTTGGATCAGAACGTTCCATCGATATTTTTCTTGTCTTTGCAAATTGCAACAAGGCAGGGGGCGCAAGATTGTTTCCAGACACTGATTGAACACGTTCAGAATCAGAATAAAATTGTCCAGCAGCACCTGAAACTGCTGGAACATTGAAACTGGATGGAACATGTTGTGCATACTCCAAAGCACCAATTGTAGCATTTTGTAAAATGGTTCCACCTGAAGCAAGAGCCTTTCATCAGTATTTGAATGAGCTAAAGTAACGAACAAGATTCTTAAAGTTGATCAGCTCAAACCAGAGTATAAGATTAGACTTATGCACAGAGGTCATATGAGGTCAATTGACAACATCCTTGTAATTTTCTTTGGCCGTATGATTCATTGGTAGTTGTCGGCCATCCATGGTATTTCCAATGACTCAAGTCAATCACCATAGAGAATCATCTTACACATTTTTGGCCCAGATTTTTACCTTGGGATGTTTGGAAAAATATAATTGGAAATACCAGGAACCAGTATCTCAACTTCAAACTACTACACTCAACCAGCTTAAGGAATACCAGGAAGGGGTTTACTTAGCAAAGGCTGGGGTGGTTCTGTTTCATTTTTAACCCCATAACATTAGTTTCACTTTTCCTTATCCAGGACCAGGGGTGCCTAGACAGCCTTTTTTTCCTTAAAGAATATATTAAACTTGTtaaacaaaatgatttttttaatataaaaaactaaTCTATCCAATCATAAAAGAAATTGTCATACCATGAGCCTTGTCAAGAAGCTCACAACCTCCTGCTGGCAACTTTGACTCCATGAAAACAGGGCGCAGACGCCTTGCATTTTGATCTAGGTTCTTTGGTCGTCTACGCCTCAGTTGCTTTGAGCTTGGCATACACGAGCTACCAACTTTAGTTCATGGAAATTGGATGAGAAAAGAGACTCGCAAGCACACAAAATGGCAAATTAAACAACTTACCAAAAGAAAAAAGTCTGCTGTTTAGGATCGACACCATCTGCAACAATCTGAACAGAGAACATATACATGACCAACAAAAAGGATACTTTATATGGAAACTAGTTATATAAGCTTTTTTCCAATTCTCCTATCTGAATATGAAGCTAGCACTTATATTCATGATTAAATTGAGGTATAGTGGCAAATTCAATGATGAGTCATACTATAGCGGCAAATTTCACCTTGATTTATCATAAAATATACTTCTCTGTATAAATTTGTAAGAATTGGTAGTAAAAAACAGGCCAGCCCCGCCCATTAGCAATGGTCCAAATCAGTTTATTTAGCAGCTGATTTTAATTCAGTAATGAGAAAAGGGGGAGGGGGTCAGAAACCAGTTAACAAATAGAGTTCTGCAACCTTGACAAGAAAACGCTCTTACCTCAGATCTCCAGTTATCAGTTTTGACAGAAACATTAACAGCTTGATACTCTTCAGTTACCTACAAAGTACCAATGGATTAGAATCTTCGGTATGAAAGCATCAATTATTGGAATGCTACCCCAGATTCCTGAATTTTACCAACCCAAAACTCAAAATTGAAGAGATCATGGGATGCTGGCAAGTGATGCCTCAGACCCTACAAGAAAATTTAAGGATCAAACATAAATATCTAAGTAATACGGGTTCAGGTTCATTTGAATTAAAATGATACAGAATAAGGAAAAATAGAAGCATAAGGAACAACCTTAAAGCTTGCACACTTTACCAAGCAGAAAGGACAAGAGAAATCTTCAGTTACTGCAAATAATTGGAATTTATGACATTAAATCAATAAGATGGGTATCATGCATAAATGATATAAAATTCCAAAACCAATTGCTGATGATTAACTAGTTAACAAAAATGTCTACCACACTGGGTCCAGGAGAGAAAAACCAAAAAGGTTGAAGAAAAATTCTCCTAAGCTTGGGGGTACAAGCAAGCTAAAGAAAAGGATTCAACATCAAGaaaaaatttaagttcaattctaAATAATGCCAACATCTTTaacagccaaaaaaaaaaaatctttaattTCAGAGAGTGGTTTCCTAGTCACGTCGTCTCCCACATTTCAAATACTTGCAGGCAAGTAAGGCATAACATGTATATGATTCAAGCTCCCATTACCAATGAAAAAGATGCAACTAAGAAATAATACCTTCAGTTCTCTGTAACTTATTGTTGTAATATCTATAGTTAAAGATGACATTTCCTGCTCTCAACCTAGAACCAGAAGCAACAAAATTAAAGTCATAGAAAGAGACATAAAGACCAcagttcaaaaaggaaaatacATAATGCAAATGCACAATCCTTTTCTCTttcaacttttttctttttttccgaGGGTGGGGAGAGGGGGGGCACTTGGTTTGAAACACACAAATTATAGTCTAAATGCATTTTAAGACGAGTATGTTTAGATGGGTGGCAAATCAATTTAAACATAAAGTATTCAAAAGAATCATGAAAATAATTGTCAACAGACTTCTTGGTGATGAAACAAAGTAGCTTACTATGATGTATGGCTATTCAAACCTCAAGGATAAATCAAGGCAGTATTGGCAAAATAATTGTCACAATTCCGTCACAAACAAACAATCATCAATGATAGACTTAGTTTCAACCTGTATAGTTTTGCCCTTCATCACATTCTCATAAAATTACTTTTCTCGGAGCACCAAAGGTTTATGAGAATAAATGAATCCAAGTATTATTTCAAAGTTCAATCAAAACTCAAGAGAGCTGAATGATGGAAAAGTGATGAGCTAGTTAGAGAATGACAAGATGATTTCATACACACGGACATCAGGAAAAACTGGGTAACATCAAAATGTTAGGAAATAGAAAGAGAAACGGTTTGAATAGAATAGCAAaactatatttaataattattataattgttATAATGAGGATTACCGAATAATATGAGACAGTGATGATGAAGAAGAAACGCCACtgcatatgtatgaattatagggAGAATTTTCCTTTGCTCCAACTTCTTCAGCAGAAATGATGATCTGCAGCTGCAGTGGTTCGTTCTTTTGCAGTGCACATGGCCCAACTTAATATCATAAGTAAAATATTTCCAGGAGAATACTAgaaatgtttattttaaattattaaaagaaaaaatgcaaGAACTACCATTAACAAAGAATTGCTGGAATTTTGGATTAAGATGCATTTGTCCTCATTCAAAGAAGTCAACTGCACCAGGAAAAACAAAATTACCCACAATTcagatatttgaaaatttatattattttcaatCATCACTGAATGAAACGCATTGCAATGTACTATACCAGTTACAGTCATCTAAAGAAAGCCATTTCACTAACAATAAAAGCAGCAAAAGTCCCCTGGCCAGTTCAGTTCTTTATTTAATAACACACAGAAAACCACGTAAGCACATGGAAACCTGATTGGACACGAATGGTTTGGCAACACAACCAACATCCCTAAAACACAGAGCTATGCTACTTGCATACAATTTCTGTTGACCATTATACACCTTGGACATTGTTGAACAAATATTTCCTTGCTTCTACCAACTTCTCAACTACAGTTAAAGTTTTCTTTGAAGAACTCGTAGATGTACATGGGAGGAGTTAAAAATATCCCTTCAATGGTTAAGATGAATTCTCAAGCACAGACTGGGAGATGACAGGGTTGAATAATATTACAGGCATATGCCCAATGAAAACACTGAGGAAAGAAACAGAGGCCAAGCTTGATTCTAGAATTATtccttaataatattattttgtcTGAGAATAACATATAAAATTGGCCTAGAAGCAGTTGAGCACTGCCCTAGAAGTGATACATTAATGACTAAGTACTAAAAAAACCTTTTATCAAATGCTAGACAAGCTATTTTTTGCCATGATATTGACTGAAATAGTAGCTAAGCAATTAGAAGAACAGTACTTCAGAATTCtttagaaatatatataagaaGTAGGATTTGATGCCACACCTTCAATAGGCAAGAATGCATGTCAACAGGAAATATCAGCTCAGCTCTTTGTCCTAAACTCAAGTTTGGGGATTTTTCCCATGACAAATATAGTGATTCTAATGGTATCCTACCCCATAGGCAGCAACCTCCATTGGCTGCAAAACAAATTGAATGTGAAATAAAGCagcagaaagaaaagaaagatttaaGTTCTCAATAATTCATACTAAAATTAAGCTATAGGGATCTAATCAATGCACCTACATGTAAAGGATCTATTAAATACATACCAAAGCTGACAAGCAAAATTGCAAGAGAACCAGATTTGGCTTCCATAGCTAACTTATTAATCTCAGGGAGAACAAAATTTGCTTGAGCTTGATTACTGCCCTCAATGCCAGCGAAGCTAGTCAAGATACATGCCCGACGAAAACGATAAACTGCAGAATACTTCATTGTGGGACTCAA from Gossypium arboreum isolate Shixiya-1 chromosome 1, ASM2569848v2, whole genome shotgun sequence harbors:
- the LOC108483499 gene encoding polycomb group protein EMBRYONIC FLOWER 2-like isoform X2, translated to MCREDSRLHLSAEEEIAAEESLSIYCKPVELYNILQRRAVRNPSFLQRCLRYKIQAKHKMRIQMSVSISRIVNEGVLTQSLFPLYILLARVVSDVAVAEYSAVYRFRRACILTSFAGIEGSNQAQANFVLPEINKLAMEAKSGSLAILLVSFANGGCCLWGRIPLESLYLSWEKSPNLSLGQRAELIFPVDMHSCLLKLTSLNEDKCILIQNSSNSLLMNEPLQLQIIISAEEVGAKENSPYNSYICSGVSSSSSLSHIIRLRAGNVIFNYRYYNNKLQRTEVTEDFSCPFCLVKCASFKGLRHHLPASHDLFNFEFWVTEEYQAVNVSVKTDNWRSEIVADGVDPKQQTFFFCSKQLRRRRPKNLDQNARRLRPVFMESKLPAGGCELLDKAHGGTILQNATIGALEYAQHVPSSFNVPAVSGAAGQFYSDSERVQSVSGNNLAPPALLQFAKTRKISMERSDPRNRTLLQKRQFFHSHRAQPMAMDQVVSDRDSEDEVDDDVADFEDRRMLDDFVDVTKDEKQIMHLWNSFVRKQRVLADGHIPWACEAFSNLHGRNLVKAPALIWCWRLFMIKLWNHGILDARTMNNCNIILEQYEKQDLHPIKG
- the LOC108483499 gene encoding polycomb group protein EMBRYONIC FLOWER 2-like isoform X1 — protein: MPGIPLVARETSSYFRSTDQMCREDSRLHLSAEEEIAAEESLSIYCKPVELYNILQRRAVRNPSFLQRCLRYKIQAKHKMRIQMSVSISRIVNEGVLTQSLFPLYILLARVVSDVAVAEYSAVYRFRRACILTSFAGIEGSNQAQANFVLPEINKLAMEAKSGSLAILLVSFANGGCCLWGRIPLESLYLSWEKSPNLSLGQRAELIFPVDMHSCLLKLTSLNEDKCILIQNSSNSLLMNEPLQLQIIISAEEVGAKENSPYNSYICSGVSSSSSLSHIIRLRAGNVIFNYRYYNNKLQRTEVTEDFSCPFCLVKCASFKGLRHHLPASHDLFNFEFWVTEEYQAVNVSVKTDNWRSEIVADGVDPKQQTFFFCSKQLRRRRPKNLDQNARRLRPVFMESKLPAGGCELLDKAHGGTILQNATIGALEYAQHVPSSFNVPAVSGAAGQFYSDSERVQSVSGNNLAPPALLQFAKTRKISMERSDPRNRTLLQKRQFFHSHRAQPMAMDQVVSDRDSEDEVDDDVADFEDRRMLDDFVDVTKDEKQIMHLWNSFVRKQRVLADGHIPWACEAFSNLHGRNLVKAPALIWCWRLFMIKLWNHGILDARTMNNCNIILEQYEKQDLHPIKG